A genomic window from Cryobacterium sp. SO2 includes:
- a CDS encoding GNAT family N-acetyltransferase produces MDAQYRFSGDLAEIDREWVHKSISEQSYWAPGRSRSRQDAAIDGSRNFGVYDNASNRQVAFARMVTDGVTFAWLCDVFVDPGVRGRGIGAMLISGIVNHCRPLGLRRIALSTNDAHGLYSKFGFAPLALTGAWMERLDQPNS; encoded by the coding sequence ATGGATGCTCAATATCGATTTTCAGGGGACCTCGCGGAGATCGACCGGGAATGGGTTCATAAATCGATCAGTGAGCAGTCATATTGGGCGCCCGGGCGCTCCCGATCCCGGCAGGACGCCGCGATAGACGGCTCACGCAACTTCGGTGTCTACGACAACGCTTCTAATAGGCAAGTCGCCTTTGCGCGGATGGTCACGGATGGAGTGACATTTGCATGGCTCTGCGATGTTTTCGTAGACCCGGGAGTTCGCGGCCGAGGAATTGGAGCGATGCTGATATCCGGAATTGTTAACCACTGCCGCCCTCTCGGGTTGCGCCGTATCGCACTTTCCACAAACGACGCTCATGGCTTGTACTCAAAGTTCGGGTTCGCACCACTGGCCCTCACAGGGGCCTGGATGGAGCGTCTCGATCAGCCGAACTCGTAA
- a CDS encoding GNAT family N-acetyltransferase, which translates to MKQVVATDIDELRNFLGEVDLTLSGLDAPSVRLWTERDPDGSIVGSTGYELSPDGAHVLIRSVAVSPGRRAAGAGSRLAMFAMSDAARCGASQAWLFSRRSGPFWQKLGFKSADRYEMAAVLAQTHQVQLFTGTGQLHREVAWSRRLDGLAH; encoded by the coding sequence ATGAAACAGGTAGTCGCGACTGACATCGATGAGCTTCGCAACTTTCTTGGCGAGGTAGATCTGACTCTGTCCGGTCTCGACGCCCCCTCTGTAAGGCTCTGGACCGAGCGGGATCCGGACGGCTCGATTGTTGGCAGCACCGGCTACGAGTTGAGTCCAGACGGCGCGCACGTTCTAATTCGCAGCGTCGCCGTCTCTCCCGGGCGACGTGCGGCCGGCGCCGGGTCACGACTTGCGATGTTCGCTATGTCAGATGCTGCTCGCTGCGGTGCCAGCCAAGCGTGGCTGTTCTCGCGCCGGTCAGGCCCGTTCTGGCAGAAGCTCGGTTTCAAGTCTGCAGACCGGTACGAAATGGCGGCGGTCCTTGCGCAAACTCATCAGGTTCAATTATTCACGGGGACTGGGCAACTACACCGAGAGGTCGCGTGGTCGCGCCGGCTTGACGGACTGGCTCACTGA